A DNA window from Mastomys coucha isolate ucsf_1 unplaced genomic scaffold, UCSF_Mcou_1 pScaffold21, whole genome shotgun sequence contains the following coding sequences:
- the Napsa gene encoding napsin-A produces MSPLPLLLLLCLLLGNLEPEEAALIRVPLQRIHPGHRILSPLNKWEQPAELSRTPTSGGNPSFVPLSKFMNTQYFGNIGLGTPPQNFTVVFDTGSSNFWVPSTRCHYFNLACWLHHRFNPKASSSFRPNGTKFAIQYGTGRLSGILSQENLTIGGIHSASVTFGEALWEPSLVFTLAPFDGILGLGFPTLAVGGVQPPLDALVEQGLLEKPIFSFYLNRDSKGSDGGELVLGGSDPAHYVPPLTFIPVTIPAYWQVHMESVKVGTGLSVCAQGCGAILDTGTSLITGPSEEIRALNKAIGGFPLLTGQYLIQCSKIPELPPVSFCLGGVWFNLTGHDYVIKIFQSDVGLCLLGFQALDIPKPEGPLWILGDVFLGTYVAVFDRGDKNIRPRVGLARAQSRATGRAEGRATQAQFLRRHPN; encoded by the exons AGTTCCCCTTCAACGAATCCACCCTGGACACAGGATCTTAAGCCCACTGAATAAATGGGAACAGCCAGCAGAGCTTTCTAGGACCCCCACCTCTGGTGGCAACCCCTCCTTTGTGCCTCTTTCCAAGTTCATGAAC ACCCAGTATTTTGGAAACATTGGCTTGGGAACACCTCCTCAGAATTTTACAGTTGTCTTTGACACTGGTTCTTCCAACTTCTGGGTTCCGTCCACGAGATGTCATTACTTCAATTTGGCCTGCT GGCTTCACCATCGTTTTAACCCCAAGGCTTCCAGTTCCTTTCGGCCCAATGGGACCAAGTTTGCCATTCAGTATGGGACCGGGCGGCTGAGTGGAATCCTGAGCCAGGAGAATCTGACT ATCGGAGGGATCCACAGTGCTTCTGTGACATTTGGAGAGGCTCTGTgggagcccagcctggtctttaCTCTCGCCCCCTTTGATGGGATTCTGGGCCTCGGCTTCCCGACTCTGGCTGTGGGCGGAGTTCAGCCTCCTCTGGACGCTCTGGTGGAGCAGGGGCTGCTGGAGAAGCCCATCTTCTCTTTTTACCTCAACAG GGATTCTAAAGGGTCTGATGGAGGAGAGCTGGTCCTGGGGGGCTCAGACCCAGCTCACTATGTACCTCCCCTCACCTTCATACCAGTCACCATCCCCGCCTACTGGCAGGTCCACATGGAGAG TGTGAAGGTTGGCACGGGGCTGAGTGTCTGTGCCCAGGGCTGTGGTGCCATCCTAGATACAGGCACATCCCTCATCACAGGACCTAGTGAGGAGATCCGGGCCTTGAATAAGGCCATTGGGGGATTTCCCCTCCTGACTGGGCAG TACCTCATTCAGTGTTCCAAGATCCCAGAGCTTCCCCCTGTCTCCTTCTGCCTTGGTGGAGTCTGGTTTAACCTCACGGGCCATGACTATGTCATCAAG ATTTTTCAGAGCGATGTTGGCCTCTGCCTGTTGGGCTTCCAGGCCTTGGACATCCCCAAGCCTGAGGGGCCCCTCTGGATCCTCGGGGATGTATTTTTGGGGACCTATGTGGCCGTCTTTGACCGAGGAGACAAAAACATCCGCCCGCGCGTGGGACTGGCGCGTGCTCAGTCTCGTGCAACAGGACGGGCAGAAGGAAGGGCTACGCAGGCGCAGTTCCTCAGAAGACACCCTAATTAG